The following proteins come from a genomic window of Ictalurus furcatus strain D&B chromosome 26, Billie_1.0, whole genome shotgun sequence:
- the chst10 gene encoding carbohydrate sulfotransferase 10 isoform X2 — MAKRRALVFIHERLRQCLHGPMMRRHWLLVGACGWVLLILMFVSRLISFRMPDDYGGRPVLLNWTSPSVKTIKPLNQLSQNAASQPSVAYSGGPTQVELSDWESVTALRLQLLSSVCRNSSLWNLTHTPLRKFVLDRIFVCDKHRILFCQTPKVGNTQWKKVLIVLNGRFSKVEDIPENVVHDHERNGLPRLSSMSDAEITERLNTYFKFFIVRDPFERLISAFKDKFVENPRFEPWYKHSIAPAIIRKYRKRHRDASGSAGLHFEDFVRYLGDETGRKHLDHQFGEHVIHWLTYAELCAPCDISYDVIGHHETLEDDVPYILKAAGIEGLVSYPSIPKGITHYNRTKVEHYFSGISKRDIRRLYTCYQGDFSLFGYHRPDFLLD; from the exons atggcGAAAAGAAGAGCACTGGTTTTTATACATGAAAG GCTTCGTCAGTGTCTCCATGGCCCAATGATGCGCCGTCATTGGCTGCTGGTCGGCGCTTGCGGATGGGTGCTGCTTATCCTCATGTTCGTCAGCAGGTTAATCAGCTTCAGAATGCCGGATG ACTATGGGGGAAGGCCTGTGCTGTTAAACTGGACCTCTCCATCCGTAAAGACTATAAAACCTCTAAATCAGCTTTCACAGAACGCAGCCTCTCAGCCGTCTGTTGCG tattcAGGTGGCCCAACTCAGGTGGAGCTGTCAGACTGGGAGTCGGTGACGGCGCTGCGTTTGCAGCTTTTGTCCAGCGTTTGCAGGAACTCCTCACTCTggaacctcacacacactcctctgcgCAAGTTCGTCCTCGACCGCATCTTTGTGTGCGACAAACACAGGATTCTTTTCTGCCAGACGCCCAAAGTGGGCAACACACAGTGGAAGAAGGTCCTCATCGTCCTCAATG GAAGGTTCTCCAAGGTTGAAGACATACCTGAGAATGTGGTCCATGACCACGAGAGAAACGGTTTACCTCGCCTGTCCTCTATGAGTGACGCAGAGATCACGGAAAG ATTAAACACATACTTTAAGTTCTTCATTGTACGAGACCCATTTGAGCGCCTCATATCAGCCTTCAAGGACAAGTTTGTGGAGAACCCACGCTTCGAGCCATGGTACAAGCACAGCATCGCCCCCGCCATCATCCGCAAGTACCGCAAAAGGCACCGCGACGCCTCCGGAAGCGCCGGTCTGCACTTCGAGGACTTCGTGCGCTATTTGGGTGACGAGACGGGCCGAAAACATCTCGACCACCAGTTCGGAGAGCACGTCATCCACTGGTTAACATACGCTGAACTCTGCGCTCCCTGTGACATTTCCTATGATGTAATCGGCCATCATGAGACTCTTGAGGACGATGTACCGTATATCCTTAAAGCTGCTGGAATTGAGGGCTTGGTATCGTATCCCAGCATCCCTAAAGGCATAACGCACTACAACCGAACGAAGGTTGAGCACTACTTCTCTGGGATCAGCAAGAGGGACATACGACGCCTTTACACTTGCTACCAGGGGGATTTTAGCCTTTTTGGGTACCACAGACCTGACTTCCTGCTCGACTGA
- the LOC128602123 gene encoding ribose-phosphate pyrophosphokinase 2: MPNIVLFSGSSHHDLSQKVADRLGLDLGKVITKKFSNQETCVEIGESVRGEDVYIIQSGCGEINDNLMELLIMINACKIASSSRVTAVIPCFPYARQDKKDKSRAPISAKLVANMLSVAGADHIITMDLHASQIQGFFDIAVDNLYAEPAVLQWIRENIPEWKNCIIVSPDAGGAKRVTSIADRLNVEFALIHKERKKANEVDRMVLVGDVKDRVAILVDDMADTCGTICHAADKLISAGAIKVYAILTHGIFSGPAISRINNAPFEAVVVTNTIPQEEKMKQCPKIQVIDISMILAEAIRRTHNGESVSYLFSHVPL; encoded by the exons ATGCCCAACATCGTGCTGTTTAGCGGGAGCTCCCACCATGACCTGTCCCAGAAAGTGGCCGACCGCCTCGGGCTCGATCTGGGCAAAGTGATCACCAAAAAATTCAGCAATCAGGAGACTTG TGTGGAAATAGGTGAGAGCGTGCGAGGCGAGGATGTGTACATCATACAGAGTGGCTGTGGGGAAATAAATGACAACCTCATGGAGCTGCTGATCATGATCAATGCATGCAAGATCGCTTCATCATCACGCGTCACCGCCGTCATCCCGTGTTTCCCCTACGCCCGGcaggacaaaaaggacaaa AGCCGTGCACCAATTTCTGCTAAACTGGTGGCTAACATGCTGTCGGTAGCCGGAGCTGACCATATAATCACCATGGACCTCCATGCTTCACAGATCCAG GGATTTTTCGACATTGCTGTGGACAACCTGTACGCAGAACCCGCAGTCCTCCAGTGGATCCGAGAGAACATTCCTGAATGGAAAAACTGCATTATTGTGTCGCCTGACGCTGGTGGAGCTAAAAG GGTGACCTCCATCGCCGACCGGCTGAACGTGGAGTTTGCGCTCATTCACAAAGAGCGCAAGAAAGCTAACGAGGTGGACCGGATGGTGCTAGTAGGGGATGTAAAGGACCGAGTGGCCATCCTGGTGGACGACATGGCTGACACGTGTGGAACCATCTGCCACGCTGCTGATAA GCTGATCTCCGCCGGTGCTATAAAGGTCTACGCAATTCTTACCCATGGCATCTTCTCGGGTCCTGCGATCTCGCGCATCAACAACGCTCCCTTCGAGGCCGTCGTTGTCACCAACACCATTCCACAGGAGGAGAAGATGAAGCAGTGCCCCAAAATTCAG GTCATCGACATCTCCATGATCTTAGCCGAGGCCATCCGGAGAACCCACAACGGCGAATCCGTCTCGTACCTTTTCAGTCACGTTCCGTTGTAA
- the chst10 gene encoding carbohydrate sulfotransferase 10 isoform X1 has translation MSTRIGERRRDATKYRFPRLIFIKKRLRQCLHGPMMRRHWLLVGACGWVLLILMFVSRLISFRMPDDYGGRPVLLNWTSPSVKTIKPLNQLSQNAASQPSVAYSGGPTQVELSDWESVTALRLQLLSSVCRNSSLWNLTHTPLRKFVLDRIFVCDKHRILFCQTPKVGNTQWKKVLIVLNGRFSKVEDIPENVVHDHERNGLPRLSSMSDAEITERLNTYFKFFIVRDPFERLISAFKDKFVENPRFEPWYKHSIAPAIIRKYRKRHRDASGSAGLHFEDFVRYLGDETGRKHLDHQFGEHVIHWLTYAELCAPCDISYDVIGHHETLEDDVPYILKAAGIEGLVSYPSIPKGITHYNRTKVEHYFSGISKRDIRRLYTCYQGDFSLFGYHRPDFLLD, from the exons ATGTCGACTCGAATCGGCGAGAGGAGACGAGACGCCACAAAATATCGTTTTCCCCGTctgattttcattaaaaaaag GCTTCGTCAGTGTCTCCATGGCCCAATGATGCGCCGTCATTGGCTGCTGGTCGGCGCTTGCGGATGGGTGCTGCTTATCCTCATGTTCGTCAGCAGGTTAATCAGCTTCAGAATGCCGGATG ACTATGGGGGAAGGCCTGTGCTGTTAAACTGGACCTCTCCATCCGTAAAGACTATAAAACCTCTAAATCAGCTTTCACAGAACGCAGCCTCTCAGCCGTCTGTTGCG tattcAGGTGGCCCAACTCAGGTGGAGCTGTCAGACTGGGAGTCGGTGACGGCGCTGCGTTTGCAGCTTTTGTCCAGCGTTTGCAGGAACTCCTCACTCTggaacctcacacacactcctctgcgCAAGTTCGTCCTCGACCGCATCTTTGTGTGCGACAAACACAGGATTCTTTTCTGCCAGACGCCCAAAGTGGGCAACACACAGTGGAAGAAGGTCCTCATCGTCCTCAATG GAAGGTTCTCCAAGGTTGAAGACATACCTGAGAATGTGGTCCATGACCACGAGAGAAACGGTTTACCTCGCCTGTCCTCTATGAGTGACGCAGAGATCACGGAAAG ATTAAACACATACTTTAAGTTCTTCATTGTACGAGACCCATTTGAGCGCCTCATATCAGCCTTCAAGGACAAGTTTGTGGAGAACCCACGCTTCGAGCCATGGTACAAGCACAGCATCGCCCCCGCCATCATCCGCAAGTACCGCAAAAGGCACCGCGACGCCTCCGGAAGCGCCGGTCTGCACTTCGAGGACTTCGTGCGCTATTTGGGTGACGAGACGGGCCGAAAACATCTCGACCACCAGTTCGGAGAGCACGTCATCCACTGGTTAACATACGCTGAACTCTGCGCTCCCTGTGACATTTCCTATGATGTAATCGGCCATCATGAGACTCTTGAGGACGATGTACCGTATATCCTTAAAGCTGCTGGAATTGAGGGCTTGGTATCGTATCCCAGCATCCCTAAAGGCATAACGCACTACAACCGAACGAAGGTTGAGCACTACTTCTCTGGGATCAGCAAGAGGGACATACGACGCCTTTACACTTGCTACCAGGGGGATTTTAGCCTTTTTGGGTACCACAGACCTGACTTCCTGCTCGACTGA